In Flavivirga abyssicola, the following are encoded in one genomic region:
- a CDS encoding contractile injection system tape measure protein, whose translation MKDTQTHIIKSQQYEIELHDASQGYEYQSRVSQLQEHGIQVILQKVMDTYHATEYLDQYDEVVLDLGTISESNFDRELGYKIEEAFIDFFKNNTYDNGSLIRGKRKPIHKTKIDQFVFFLKNGYLQWDTPSSTKPLELLTTALRNNKEALIAILKKEGQKETIRKRLISQLKDTALEQIVIAIKNEEGVYINQSRRDIIQYQENNIIVEVNKGYFRNAIWEIILTYIFVEVTGYSNQTNFLKYLIRKIATKYNLTYKNLLTRIVLGIKNNNDKIGTMPNLGKIVTTLLEEVEKGEMTFKKTSKENKTLDFIDTLNYYFEYNALPVTSTITTLDVFSKNIEDLIQTNPTEFYTVFYKFIEEDSNINRFTSRFSSHLVNSIVTNASDEVFITIAHFFKQMITISNRLSIQSMTLNRLQKLFGKIAWHTYAVIRKTPSNSIREFLYQTVRELIIDQEFIIILKAFEKEKGFKSYKDVSLFVKDITVSKNSTGDKQGAIFSKFSEKLFAYYKGKTPMSLKEFQINLAATNYKEVSFKLMIILLDLTSKDKNSSKQSIIGWLSQRLTELDSKVNPIELILSQMHKMAKVLLVDKKMIQAIDEAKGAFLKNNKIEIASLENGTTGANQVPLQVYQELVEAIKNRVYNRTQQDFYNSIEELLELFSKKYNVERNRLLEVLKKNNTGESASEFLKIIFEHINSNKQKASNKRGNNDRFDLDSVQYFFIYGRLPWWVKSKSTALFQKSMYKVLSIYPEQFVVWFKKSKNQKVILDLMDHKTYNVFIKQINASVTQSVIATKQLFTTLLDKDLSGIKNILPAHHKAIQYMLLEYIQSNQQIDISKLTAFIVHKLEQIIAVSKEDLYQLLLSRMRYDKQLFKTPKNLESWLQTEIKHTAFEYKDVIQKIEDDKPWRASISFSNAKEVIEALEIIYKNKPQELMYHLKRLSFRKGLISKLSVKNHRDTLKLFFPVADRSQLLTVFEIFKNLKKQITTKNYQIVWSCFIDKLLLKIAMHGGVNWSINDWSLLLYESISTIKHSNSLKELIPEILVNNNITSEKIANEIERIVAQKEEVVIKQESSEEVPEVIEKETVGESVFIENAGMVILGPYIPMLFERMKLMENKAFKNDVCQQKAVYILQYAATGKTEFEEHALVLNKIICGMDIHTPIESVMTLNEEEKKLIDGLLEAIIAHWSTIGNTSVDGLRTSFLCREGRVTIEEKKYVLVVEEKSYDMLLDNIPWTIGQLKLSWMEKFVEVIWRA comes from the coding sequence TTGAAAGATACCCAAACACATATTATTAAAAGCCAGCAATATGAAATAGAATTGCATGATGCTTCACAAGGTTATGAATATCAATCAAGAGTAAGTCAGCTTCAAGAGCATGGCATTCAGGTTATTTTACAGAAAGTAATGGATACCTATCATGCAACAGAATATCTAGATCAATATGATGAAGTTGTATTGGATTTAGGAACCATTTCTGAATCAAATTTTGATCGTGAACTCGGTTATAAAATAGAAGAAGCTTTTATAGACTTTTTCAAGAATAACACCTACGATAATGGCTCTTTAATAAGAGGAAAACGAAAACCAATCCATAAAACAAAAATTGATCAATTTGTTTTTTTTCTTAAAAACGGATATTTACAATGGGATACACCGTCTTCCACTAAGCCCTTAGAATTATTAACAACAGCGCTTAGAAATAATAAAGAAGCATTAATTGCCATTTTAAAAAAAGAAGGACAAAAAGAAACTATAAGAAAGCGATTAATATCTCAATTAAAAGATACGGCTTTAGAACAGATTGTTATAGCTATTAAAAATGAAGAAGGTGTTTATATAAATCAATCTCGCAGGGATATCATACAGTATCAAGAAAACAATATAATAGTTGAGGTTAATAAAGGTTATTTTAGAAATGCCATATGGGAAATTATACTAACTTATATTTTTGTAGAAGTTACAGGCTATTCCAATCAAACAAATTTCTTAAAATATCTTATTCGTAAAATAGCAACCAAATATAATTTAACGTATAAAAATTTACTAACAAGAATTGTTTTAGGAATAAAAAACAACAATGATAAGATAGGAACTATGCCTAACTTAGGGAAAATAGTAACCACATTGTTGGAAGAAGTTGAAAAAGGCGAAATGACCTTTAAAAAAACATCCAAGGAAAATAAGACGTTAGATTTTATAGATACACTTAACTATTATTTTGAATATAATGCGTTGCCGGTTACAAGTACTATAACGACTTTAGATGTTTTTTCTAAAAACATAGAAGACCTCATACAGACAAACCCAACCGAATTTTATACTGTTTTTTATAAATTCATTGAAGAAGACTCTAATATAAACCGATTTACCAGTCGTTTTTCTAGCCATTTAGTAAATAGTATAGTCACAAATGCTTCAGATGAGGTTTTCATTACAATAGCTCATTTTTTTAAGCAAATGATTACCATATCAAATAGATTATCGATTCAATCTATGACATTGAATAGATTGCAAAAACTGTTTGGAAAAATAGCATGGCATACTTATGCAGTGATTCGAAAAACACCTTCCAACTCAATTCGAGAATTTTTATATCAAACAGTAAGAGAACTTATTATTGATCAAGAGTTTATAATCATTTTAAAAGCTTTTGAAAAAGAAAAAGGGTTCAAATCATATAAAGACGTTTCATTATTTGTTAAGGACATAACTGTATCTAAGAACAGTACAGGTGATAAGCAAGGTGCCATTTTTTCCAAATTTTCTGAAAAATTATTTGCGTATTACAAAGGGAAAACACCAATGTCTCTAAAAGAATTCCAAATAAACTTAGCAGCAACCAATTATAAAGAAGTATCATTCAAGTTAATGATTATATTATTAGACCTTACTTCTAAAGACAAAAATAGCTCCAAGCAATCAATAATAGGTTGGTTAAGCCAGCGATTGACAGAACTGGATTCTAAAGTAAATCCTATAGAGTTGATTTTATCTCAAATGCACAAGATGGCTAAGGTATTACTTGTAGATAAAAAAATGATACAAGCTATTGATGAAGCAAAAGGGGCATTTCTAAAGAATAATAAAATAGAAATAGCGTCATTAGAAAACGGAACCACAGGCGCTAACCAGGTTCCATTACAAGTATATCAAGAACTTGTAGAGGCTATAAAAAATAGAGTTTATAATAGGACACAACAAGATTTTTATAACAGTATTGAAGAGTTATTAGAGTTGTTTTCTAAAAAATACAATGTAGAAAGAAATAGATTATTAGAAGTACTTAAAAAAAATAATACAGGTGAAAGCGCTTCTGAATTTTTAAAAATAATTTTTGAACATATAAACTCAAACAAACAAAAGGCATCAAACAAAAGGGGTAATAATGATAGGTTTGATTTAGACAGTGTTCAGTATTTTTTTATTTATGGCAGATTGCCTTGGTGGGTTAAGAGTAAATCCACCGCTTTGTTTCAAAAGTCCATGTATAAAGTATTAAGCATATATCCAGAACAATTTGTTGTCTGGTTTAAAAAATCGAAAAACCAGAAAGTTATTTTAGATTTGATGGATCATAAGACTTATAATGTTTTTATCAAACAAATTAATGCTTCAGTTACACAATCCGTAATAGCCACAAAGCAATTATTTACAACACTTTTAGATAAAGATTTATCGGGAATTAAGAACATACTACCCGCGCATCATAAAGCCATACAGTATATGCTATTAGAGTATATCCAATCCAATCAACAGATTGATATTTCTAAATTAACAGCATTTATTGTTCACAAATTGGAGCAAATAATAGCTGTTTCAAAAGAAGATTTGTATCAATTGCTTTTAAGTAGAATGAGATATGATAAGCAACTATTTAAAACGCCTAAAAATTTAGAATCCTGGCTGCAAACAGAAATAAAACATACAGCATTTGAATATAAAGATGTCATTCAAAAAATAGAAGACGATAAGCCTTGGAGAGCATCCATTTCATTTTCAAATGCAAAAGAGGTCATTGAGGCTTTAGAGATTATTTATAAAAATAAGCCTCAAGAATTAATGTATCATCTAAAAAGGCTGTCTTTTAGAAAAGGATTAATAAGTAAGCTAAGTGTAAAAAATCATAGAGACACTTTAAAACTATTTTTTCCAGTAGCAGATAGGTCACAGTTACTTACCGTTTTTGAAATATTTAAAAACCTCAAAAAACAAATAACTACTAAAAATTATCAGATAGTTTGGAGTTGTTTTATTGATAAGTTGCTATTAAAAATAGCAATGCATGGAGGCGTTAATTGGTCAATAAACGATTGGAGCTTGCTCTTATATGAAAGTATATCTACTATAAAACATTCAAATTCATTAAAAGAATTAATACCCGAAATATTAGTGAATAACAACATCACTTCAGAGAAAATAGCAAATGAAATAGAAAGGATTGTGGCTCAAAAAGAAGAAGTAGTCATTAAACAAGAGTCCTCAGAGGAAGTTCCAGAAGTTATAGAAAAAGAAACCGTAGGTGAATCTGTTTTTATTGAAAATGCTGGTATGGTCATATTGGGACCTTATATCCCCATGCTATTTGAACGTATGAAGCTAATGGAAAATAAGGCTTTTAAAAATGATGTATGTCAACAAAAGGCCGTTTATATATTACAATATGCAGCTACAGGAAAAACAGAATTTGAAGAACATGCATTAGTACTCAATAAAATTATCTGTGGTATGGACATTCATACGCCCATAGAATCTGTTATGACTTTAAATGAAGAAGAGAAAAAGCTTATAGACGGCTTACTTGAAGCAATTATAGCCCATTGGAGTACTATTGGCAACACGTCTGTAGATGGTTTAAGAACCTCTTTTTTATGCAGGGAAGGGAGAGTGACTATTGAGGAGAAAAAGTATGTACTTGTAGTCGAAGAAAAATCATATGACATGCTATTGGATAATATCCCATGGACAATTGGACAATTAAAATTAAGTTGGATGGAAAAATTTGTAGAAGTAATATGGAGAGCATAA
- a CDS encoding ATP-binding protein, with protein sequence MESITNKQTQITLQSDILWLEAVIETAIALYFNNENEYKSIKELKLPDIIEEDRSGYAQILRRYNLVFEERLMFIMALIRHLKPQSLDLFLIKNKALETEFSEFGGSKDETQHGFVPTLETVCFLLGGANNIEIRMAFMRIVYENNNLYKEGILEAKKQPVELNEPLQLSEEFLGIIITNKKYVPKYNSKFPAEEITTKMDWDDLILETSIKNQLIEVKEWLEHSDLILNQWKLNKTLKPGYRVLFYGSPGTGKTLAATLLGKAIETPVFRIDLSMIVSKYIGETEKNLGRLFDIASSKGWILFFDEADALFSKRTDTNTSNDRHANQEVAYLLQRIESFDGLVVLATNLQTNIDEAFLRRFQNTINFPKPKYRERKILWENLVSNTFEVEEGQEVLDTIARDYELSGGEMINVLRYCAIRAANKGEKKISFTNIMTGIKREYKKSNKTFN encoded by the coding sequence ATGGAGAGCATAACCAATAAACAAACGCAAATAACATTACAGAGCGATATTTTGTGGCTGGAAGCAGTTATTGAAACAGCAATAGCTTTATATTTTAATAATGAAAACGAATACAAATCTATAAAAGAATTAAAACTCCCAGACATTATAGAAGAAGATCGATCTGGTTATGCACAAATACTAAGACGGTATAATTTGGTTTTTGAAGAGCGTTTAATGTTTATTATGGCTCTTATAAGACATTTAAAACCGCAGAGTTTAGACTTGTTTTTAATAAAAAATAAAGCATTAGAGACCGAATTCTCAGAATTTGGAGGTTCTAAAGATGAAACACAACACGGTTTTGTACCAACCTTAGAGACTGTGTGTTTTCTTTTGGGAGGTGCCAATAATATTGAGATTCGTATGGCGTTTATGAGGATTGTGTATGAAAACAATAACCTTTATAAAGAAGGCATACTAGAAGCTAAAAAGCAGCCTGTAGAACTTAATGAACCTCTACAATTATCTGAAGAATTTCTTGGTATAATTATAACCAATAAAAAATACGTTCCGAAATATAATTCTAAATTCCCTGCAGAAGAAATAACTACTAAAATGGATTGGGATGACTTAATACTAGAAACGAGTATCAAGAATCAGTTGATAGAGGTTAAAGAGTGGCTAGAGCATAGTGATCTTATTTTGAATCAATGGAAATTAAATAAAACATTAAAACCTGGATATAGAGTCTTATTTTATGGGTCTCCGGGTACAGGAAAAACATTAGCAGCAACGCTGTTGGGAAAGGCTATAGAAACACCGGTATTTAGAATAGACTTGTCCATGATCGTTTCTAAGTATATTGGAGAAACAGAAAAAAATCTGGGACGACTATTTGACATAGCCTCATCCAAAGGCTGGATTTTATTTTTCGATGAAGCAGATGCCTTATTTAGTAAGCGAACCGATACCAATACATCTAATGATAGGCATGCAAACCAAGAAGTTGCTTATTTACTGCAACGCATAGAGAGCTTTGATGGTTTAGTAGTACTGGCAACTAATTTGCAAACCAATATCGATGAAGCCTTTTTAAGACGTTTTCAAAATACGATCAATTTTCCAAAACCAAAATACAGAGAACGTAAAATTTTATGGGAAAACTTAGTCAGCAATACTTTTGAAGTGGAGGAGGGACAAGAGGTGTTAGATACCATAGCAAGAGATTATGAATTATCAGGAGGAGAAATGATTAATGTGTTAAGATATTGTGCTATTAGAGCAGCCAATAAAGGTGAAAAGAAAATTAGCTTTACTAATATTATGACTGGAATAAAAAGAGAATATAAAAAATCAAATAAAACGTTTAATTAA
- a CDS encoding DUF4280 domain-containing protein, which translates to MANLTCSGASISCTFGTATSVFTVLPENEVNSDSMPAATVDDYIPLENIMSFGECSSEINPAVIAATAAAQGVETPAPCVPSTVTPWSPGISDVLINGMNALDNNSTCDCLWEGSISFSDAGEEDVDIS; encoded by the coding sequence ATGGCAAATTTAACATGTAGCGGTGCGTCAATCTCCTGTACTTTTGGAACTGCAACATCTGTTTTTACGGTGTTACCAGAAAATGAAGTCAATTCAGATAGTATGCCAGCAGCCACGGTCGATGATTATATTCCATTAGAGAATATCATGTCTTTTGGAGAATGTTCATCAGAAATAAACCCGGCAGTAATAGCAGCAACAGCGGCAGCACAAGGTGTAGAAACACCAGCACCCTGTGTCCCTAGCACAGTCACTCCATGGTCTCCGGGCATATCCGATGTTTTGATTAATGGGATGAATGCCTTAGATAATAATAGCACATGTGATTGCCTTTGGGAGGGATCAATTTCTTTTTCTGATGCAGGTGAAGAAGATGTAGATATTTCTTAA
- a CDS encoding eCIS core domain-containing protein produces MPYHSKSENKNTNSDNKKKGTPLIQFKDKRASNTKLSNIQDTIDSSSRVTGQKATMDTISSEPIQKKENNTGLPDQLKSGIETLSGVDISDTRVHYNSPKPAQLQAHAYAQGTDIHVASGQEKHLAHEAWHVVQQKQGRVKPTTQLKGKTLINDDAGLEREADVMGAKALQINNDAQENKTFNSKSASNQTSTQLAKNENIVQRVVAKESGVSGITHIVKLSDDGSIFDGTELPIEVTESDLLIIDVSDKIRSRRGPNQELYSSLDSKGGTDYRWFRVLSINDTDYESNELYIRDDALTLKASDKGKRAADHPRERVDTIEEALVHLPQSYAPPKASDFKDAWEKATHPEIHGYRLALEGFQTAWGSCGMANEALIHRLTSLNTQPKILKRVNFVGADMASALAALLELPVTATTLIQVANPLIHEFTLEKRTDNNSFLHQGYISNFNAAWWAGLADTDIPHFTMLGPEKSKMIESREEWGKGQPINVGKIANGLKKFMLNDTFGKGALEAWKHLPFPVEKNLETKHGKLSFMTTVFQLQNEKAAVEALSKYGKTQSLTEKIMREAGAVAQNIKKFKGKEMTEKGVEANRPKLNLLGGLRAASQGGLKETGKAEWK; encoded by the coding sequence ATGCCATATCATAGCAAGTCTGAAAACAAAAACACGAATTCTGATAATAAAAAAAAAGGTACTCCCCTTATTCAATTTAAAGATAAAAGAGCCAGTAATACTAAGTTAAGTAATATTCAAGACACTATAGATAGTAGCTCTAGAGTTACAGGTCAAAAAGCAACAATGGACACTATTTCTAGTGAACCAATCCAAAAAAAAGAAAATAACACAGGATTACCAGACCAATTAAAATCAGGCATAGAAACATTATCTGGGGTAGATATAAGTGATACCCGAGTACATTACAACTCACCTAAACCGGCACAATTACAAGCGCATGCCTATGCACAAGGTACCGATATACACGTCGCTTCAGGGCAAGAAAAGCATTTAGCCCACGAAGCTTGGCATGTGGTACAACAAAAACAAGGTAGAGTGAAACCAACTACTCAATTAAAAGGTAAAACACTTATTAATGACGATGCTGGATTAGAGCGAGAAGCTGATGTCATGGGAGCTAAAGCATTACAGATTAATAATGATGCCCAAGAAAACAAGACATTCAATTCTAAAAGTGCTTCTAATCAGACCTCAACACAATTAGCCAAAAATGAAAATATAGTACAAAGAGTAGTTGCAAAAGAGTCTGGTGTTAGTGGTATAACACATATCGTTAAGTTGAGTGATGATGGATCAATATTTGACGGAACTGAGCTACCAATTGAAGTCACTGAAAGCGATTTGCTAATCATAGATGTATCAGATAAAATCCGTTCACGACGTGGTCCTAATCAGGAACTTTATAGTAGTCTAGATTCTAAAGGTGGAACTGATTACAGATGGTTTAGAGTTTTAAGCATTAATGACACTGATTATGAATCCAACGAATTGTATATTAGAGATGATGCTTTAACCCTAAAAGCCTCAGATAAAGGTAAACGAGCAGCCGACCATCCTAGAGAGCGAGTTGACACGATAGAGGAAGCTTTGGTTCACCTTCCACAATCTTATGCTCCACCTAAAGCCAGTGACTTTAAAGACGCATGGGAAAAAGCGACTCACCCAGAAATACATGGTTATAGACTGGCATTAGAAGGTTTTCAAACAGCCTGGGGATCATGTGGTATGGCTAATGAAGCATTAATACACCGCCTTACATCATTGAATACTCAACCGAAAATATTAAAGCGCGTAAATTTTGTGGGAGCAGATATGGCTAGCGCATTAGCCGCATTACTAGAATTACCTGTAACTGCTACAACTCTTATACAAGTAGCTAATCCATTAATCCATGAATTTACATTAGAGAAACGAACGGACAACAATAGCTTTTTACATCAAGGTTATATTAGCAATTTCAATGCTGCATGGTGGGCTGGATTGGCAGATACAGACATTCCACACTTTACTATGCTTGGACCTGAGAAATCAAAAATGATAGAGTCCAGAGAAGAATGGGGCAAAGGCCAACCTATAAATGTTGGAAAAATAGCCAATGGTTTAAAAAAATTCATGTTGAATGATACTTTCGGCAAGGGAGCATTAGAAGCATGGAAACACCTCCCTTTCCCTGTCGAAAAAAATCTGGAGACAAAACATGGTAAACTATCCTTTATGACAACAGTCTTTCAACTTCAAAATGAGAAGGCAGCAGTAGAAGCTCTAAGTAAATACGGAAAAACACAATCTTTGACTGAAAAGATTATGAGAGAAGCGGGAGCTGTCGCCCAAAATATCAAAAAATTTAAAGGTAAAGAAATGACCGAAAAAGGAGTCGAAGCAAATAGGCCAAAACTAAACCTCTTGGGTGGTTTACGTGCCGCTTCCCAAGGTGGATTAAAGGAAACAGGTAAGGCAGAATGGAAATAG
- a CDS encoding RNA polymerase sigma factor: protein MKKERIFDDKDQLNVYISKQNSLVFIKILSYSDRDFMNIIIEEIRKKNRKVYKNFFDKNYADLVTYANGYLFDQQASEDLVQEVFIYIWENAKKIKIKSSLKGYVATMVRNRCLNYLKSIKITDSFHYLELNIHLITEHVFDSTEEDEKKIVYHQILKIVDTLPEKMQKVVRLKFLHNYTYAEIAEELNISINTVKTHLKRAKVAITELITSLLILLEINQ from the coding sequence ATGAAAAAAGAGCGTATTTTCGACGATAAGGATCAACTGAATGTTTATATTAGCAAACAAAACTCTTTAGTTTTTATAAAAATTCTAAGCTATTCAGATAGGGATTTCATGAATATAATCATTGAAGAAATACGAAAGAAAAACCGAAAGGTCTACAAAAATTTTTTCGATAAAAATTACGCTGATCTGGTGACCTATGCCAATGGTTATCTTTTTGACCAACAGGCTAGCGAAGATTTGGTCCAAGAAGTCTTTATCTACATTTGGGAAAATGCTAAGAAAATAAAAATTAAATCTTCACTAAAAGGATATGTTGCGACTATGGTACGGAACAGATGCCTAAACTATCTTAAGTCCATTAAAATTACCGATAGTTTTCACTATTTAGAATTGAATATCCACTTGATTACCGAACATGTTTTCGACTCGACCGAAGAAGATGAAAAGAAAATAGTCTATCATCAAATTTTGAAAATTGTTGATACACTGCCAGAAAAAATGCAAAAAGTGGTTCGGTTAAAATTTCTACACAACTATACTTATGCTGAAATCGCTGAAGAATTAAACATTTCTATAAATACTGTGAAAACACATTTGAAGCGAGCAAAAGTCGCAATTACAGAATTAATAACTTCATTGCTTATTCTTTTGGAAATTAATCAATAA
- a CDS encoding FecR family protein has translation MEFKFILKKLENSLTEEENKSFTLWYNASPEHKKYFDNVKKNYRSDRLDLDLEKAWKELFAKLDKKSRKPSFTFYKYAAAVAVILISSGVFYLVNTRELDTKIITTIESPILPGTERAILTLENGEEIALEKGEKFQTDYISSNGENITYKNVTNSKKANIAYNYLSIPRGGEFFVTLSDGTKVWLNSESKLKYPVNFVSGDLRKVELLYGEAYFDVSSSVNHNGARFIVATQGQEIEVLGTEFNIKTYKSDHFIATTLIEGRVAITHTDSSVILKPSQQAIVTNKDSNIVINTVDVDNEIAWKNGFFSFEKQSLYEMLKTLSRWYDVTIVYEDEAKKDFMFSGVLKRTSNIKELLINIEKTERVVFEIEGKTIIVK, from the coding sequence ATGGAGTTTAAATTTATATTAAAAAAACTAGAAAATTCTTTAACTGAAGAAGAAAACAAGAGTTTCACGCTTTGGTACAATGCATCTCCTGAGCATAAAAAATACTTTGATAATGTAAAGAAAAACTACCGTAGTGATCGTTTAGACTTAGATCTTGAAAAAGCATGGAAGGAGCTGTTCGCTAAACTAGATAAAAAGTCGAGAAAACCATCATTTACGTTCTACAAATATGCCGCAGCAGTGGCTGTTATTTTAATATCATCAGGAGTTTTTTATCTTGTCAATACTCGTGAATTGGATACCAAAATCATCACGACAATTGAAAGCCCAATTCTACCAGGAACAGAAAGAGCCATCCTTACATTGGAAAATGGCGAAGAAATAGCCCTCGAAAAGGGTGAAAAATTTCAAACTGACTATATAAGTAGCAACGGTGAAAACATTACGTATAAAAATGTAACCAACTCTAAAAAAGCCAATATTGCTTATAATTATTTAAGTATTCCCAGAGGAGGAGAATTTTTTGTAACCCTATCAGATGGAACTAAAGTATGGTTAAATTCCGAATCTAAATTAAAATACCCTGTTAATTTTGTTTCAGGCGATTTGAGAAAAGTCGAATTACTTTATGGAGAAGCTTACTTTGATGTTTCCTCTAGTGTTAATCATAATGGAGCAAGGTTTATAGTGGCTACACAAGGGCAGGAAATAGAAGTTCTAGGTACAGAATTTAATATAAAAACTTACAAAAGTGATCATTTCATAGCCACAACCTTAATAGAAGGTAGGGTTGCTATTACTCATACTGATTCTAGTGTGATTTTAAAACCATCCCAACAAGCAATAGTTACCAATAAGGATTCAAATATTGTTATCAACACAGTTGATGTAGACAATGAAATAGCTTGGAAAAATGGTTTTTTCAGTTTTGAAAAACAATCATTGTACGAGATGCTAAAAACATTATCCAGATGGTATGATGTCACAATTGTTTACGAAGATGAAGCAAAGAAAGATTTTATGTTTTCTGGAGTGCTTAAAAGAACAAGTAATATAAAAGAACTATTAATCAATATAGAAAAAACAGAAAGGGTTGTATTTGAAATAGAAGGAAAAACAATTATAGTAAAATAA